In a single window of the Streptomyces cinnabarinus genome:
- the rlmN gene encoding 23S rRNA (adenine(2503)-C(2))-methyltransferase RlmN translates to MPKPGELTFVAPRGAKKPPRHLADLSPAERKDAVAAVGEKPFRAKQLSQHYFARYTHDPEQWTDIPAGARGKLREELFPELMTVVRHLSTDQGTTRKTLWRLFDGTLVESVLMRYPDRVTMCISSQAGCGMNCPFCATGQAGLDRNLSTAEIVHQIVDGMRALRDGEVPGGPARLSNIVFMGMGEPLANYNRVVGSIRRLTDPEPDGLGLSQRGITVSTVGLVPAIHRFSDEGFKCRLAISLHAPDDELRDTLVPVNTRWKVREVLDAGFEYSAKSGRRLSIEYALIRDINDQAWRGDRLGRLLKGKPVHVNLIPLNPTPGSKWTASRPEDEKAFVEAIAAHGVPVTVRDTRGQEIDGACGQLAATER, encoded by the coding sequence ATGCCTAAGCCCGGAGAACTCACATTCGTCGCCCCGCGCGGAGCCAAGAAGCCGCCGCGGCATCTCGCCGATCTCTCGCCCGCCGAGCGCAAGGACGCCGTCGCGGCGGTCGGGGAGAAGCCGTTTCGTGCCAAGCAGCTCTCGCAGCACTACTTCGCGCGGTACACCCACGACCCCGAGCAGTGGACCGACATCCCTGCCGGGGCGCGCGGAAAGCTGCGCGAGGAGCTGTTCCCCGAGCTGATGACGGTAGTACGGCATCTGTCGACCGACCAGGGGACCACCCGTAAGACGCTGTGGCGGCTGTTCGACGGGACGCTCGTCGAGTCGGTGTTGATGCGGTATCCGGACCGGGTGACCATGTGCATCAGTTCGCAGGCGGGGTGCGGGATGAACTGCCCGTTCTGCGCGACCGGGCAGGCCGGGCTCGACCGGAATCTGTCCACCGCCGAGATCGTCCATCAGATCGTCGACGGGATGCGGGCGCTGCGGGACGGGGAGGTGCCCGGTGGGCCCGCCCGGCTGTCCAACATCGTCTTCATGGGCATGGGCGAGCCGCTCGCCAACTACAACCGGGTCGTCGGGTCCATCCGGCGGCTCACCGACCCCGAGCCGGACGGGCTCGGGCTGTCACAGCGCGGGATCACCGTCTCCACCGTCGGTCTCGTCCCGGCCATCCACCGGTTCTCCGACGAGGGCTTCAAATGCCGGCTCGCGATCTCGCTGCACGCGCCCGACGACGAGCTGCGTGACACCCTCGTCCCCGTGAACACGCGGTGGAAGGTGCGCGAGGTCCTCGACGCGGGCTTCGAGTACTCCGCGAAGTCCGGGCGCCGGCTGTCCATCGAGTACGCGCTCATCCGGGACATCAACGACCAGGCCTGGCGCGGTGACCGGCTCGGGCGGCTGCTCAAGGGCAAGCCCGTGCATGTGAACCTGATTCCGCTGAATCCGACTCCGGGGTCCAAGTGGACCGCCTCGCGGCCCGAGGACGAGAAGGCGTTCGTGGAGGCCATCGCCGCCCACGGGGTGCCGGTGACCGTCCGGGACACCCGAGGTCAGGAGATCGACGGGGCGTGTGGTCAGCTCGCGGCCACCGAGCGGTAG